In a single window of the Chaetodon trifascialis isolate fChaTrf1 chromosome 19, fChaTrf1.hap1, whole genome shotgun sequence genome:
- the LOC139347392 gene encoding protein LBH-like: protein MYDCRYDKECDIVIVHHIILILILILILILILILIVFIILILIIVSFQSPVVSVLRLAEMTEVMNTCDVVGGASGEDPMAFQVFTDSVERFPKLSRRLPSIVVEPTDGGEVESGELRWPPDDVSSDVRESHTQVTGSGVSVEEAGPQEHVMGGV from the exons TGTGACATTGTTATCGTTCAccacatcatcctcatcctcatcctcatcctcatcctcatcctcatcctcatcctcatcgtcttcatcatcctcatcctcatcatcgtcAG CTTCCAGTCtcctgttgtctctgtgctgcgATTGGCTGAGATGACAGAGGTGATGAACACCTGTGATGTAGTGGGTGGAGCTTCTGGAGAGGACCCAATGGCATTCCAG GTGTTTACAGACTCTGTGGAGCGTTTTCCAAAACTTTCCAGGCGTCTCCCGTCCATCGTCGTGGAGCCGACAGAcggaggagaggtggagagtgGAGAGCTCCGCTGGCCTCCTGATGatgtcagcagtgatgtcagagAGAGCCACACCCAGGTGACAG GTTCAGGAGTATCGGTGGAGGAGGCGGGGCCACAAGAACATGTGATGGGCGGAGTATAA